The following coding sequences are from one Eucalyptus grandis isolate ANBG69807.140 chromosome 11, ASM1654582v1, whole genome shotgun sequence window:
- the LOC104426865 gene encoding pentatricopeptide repeat-containing protein At2g32630, producing the protein MSAQRLASSFKDGIAPSSLSNEVIAGKIAKVLAEKGVKTLEGQSKLLLNLNPQVAHMILSSPRLPPHSCLSFFRFLKGNPSLFSHRPDLRAHIILARRLYEARKFAEMKNVLHSAVRNGSAFVSILDIVNMCQDQLDEPRFVVKFCDMLFRVYADNKMFGEAVGVFDYMESRGFEIDERSCMVFLLALKRFSTLENCFGFFRRMIKLDLVTVYSLTVMVDLLCKKDMVEDSRKLVDELVSKGIKPNVFTYNTWINSYVKRKDDEAIDGILRLMEKDQVEYNVVTYTLLIDRYASSEKTTDGERMFEEMHKKGIQGDVFVYNSIIDLNCKVGNMKRAFALFDEMTEKGLLPSVQTYGALINGVCKVGRMEAADMLVTEMQRNGIELNLVIYNTLIDGYCRNGMIDEAREVLVIMKNKGIEADEFTYNAIASGLCKLNRLEEAKRVLFTMEEDGLMPNLVNFTTLIDIYCKEGNLVEARRIFQEMKEKGITPNIVAYNALIDGNIKKGKLADPKNLRDEMMNQGMKLDKYTYTSLIHGECIYGTLEEALKLFQEMSERGLPKSLVTYTAIISGLAKAGRSDEAFTLYEEMIEAGVKPDDSLYSLLVESLH; encoded by the coding sequence ATGTCGGCTCAAAGGCTAGCCAGTTCTTTCAAAGACGGAATCGCTCCGAGCTCTTTATCTAATGAAGTAATTGCAGGGAAGATTGCTAAGGTACTTGCTGAGAAAGGGGTTAAGACTCTGGAAGGGCAATCCAAGTTGCTCTTAAATCTCAACCCCCAAGTAGCCCACATGATTCTCTCGAGCCCGAGGTTGCCACCTCATTCTTGCTTGAGCTTTTTCAGATTCTTGAAAGGGAACCCATCTCTTTTTTCTCATAGACCCGACCTTCGAGCTCATATTATATTAGCTCGAAGATTATATGAAGCTCGAAAGTTTGCTGAAATGAAGAATGTGTTGCACTCTGCTGTGAGAAATGGTAGTGCTTTTGTCTCAATATTGGATATTGTTAACATGTGTCAAGATCAACTTGACGAGCCTAGATTTGTCGTGAAGTTTTGTGACATGTTGTTCCGGGTTTATGCTGATAATAAGATGTTTGGGGAGGCTGTGGGAGTCTTTGACTACATGGAAAGTAGAGGTTTCGAGATTGATGAGAGGTCTTGCATGGTCTTTTTGTTAGCTTTGAAGAGATTTAGTACTCTAGAGAATTGCTTTGGGTTCTTCAGGCGGATGATTAAGTTGGATCTGGTAACAGTCTATTCACTGACTGTCATGGTCGATCTGTTGTGCAAGAAAGATATGGTTGAAGATTCGAGGAAACTGGTAGATGAGTTGGTTTCTAAGGGGATAAAGCCGAATGTTTTCACTTACAATACATGGATCAATTCATATGTAAAAAGAAAGGATGATGAGGCTATTGATGGGATATTGAGACTGATGGAGAAAGACCAAGTGGAATACAATGTGGTTACCTACACGCTTTTGATCGACCGGTATGCAAGTTCTGAGAAAACTACGGATGGTGAGAGAATGTTTGAAGAAATGCATAAGAAAGGCATCCAAGGGGATGTTTTTGTTTACAATTCAATAATCGATCTGAATTGTAAGGTGGGAAACATGAAAAGAGCATTTGCACTTTTTGATGAAATGACTGAGAAGGGCCTTCTTCCAAGCGTTCAAACTTATGGGGCTCTGATCAATGGTGTCTGCAAGGTTGGCCGGATGGAGGCAGCTGATATGTTGGTTACTGAGATGCAGAGAAATGGTATCGAATTGAATCTGGTGATATATAACACACTAATAGATGGGTATTGCAGAAATGGAATGATTGATGAAGCTCGTGAGGTGCTGGtgatcatgaaaaataaagGGATTGAGGCTGATGAATTTACTTACAACGCAATTGCTAGTGGACTGTGTAAGTTGAATAGGCTAGAGGAAGCAAAACGGGTATTATTCACAATGGAAGAGGATGGTTTGATGCCTAATTTGGTTAATTTCACTACTTTGATTGACATATACTGTAAGGAAGGAAACTTAGTGGAAGCTAGAAGAATCTTTCAAGAGATGAAGGAGAAGGGAATAACACCAAATATCGTTGCTTACAATGCTTTAATTGATGGCAATATCAAGAAAGGGAAACTTGCTGATCCTAAAAATCTGAGAGATGAGATGATGAATCAGGGTATGAAGCTGGACAAGTACACCTATACATCCCTTATACATGGGGAATGTATCTATGGGACGCTAGAAGAGGCACTcaaattgttccaggaaatgTCTGAAAGGGGCTTGCCTAAAAGTCTTGTCACTTACACAGCAATAATCTCAGGTCTAGCTAAGGCTGGGAGATCGGATGAAGCTTTCACATTGTATGAAGAGATGATTGAAGCTGGAGTTAAACCTGATGACTCACTATACTCTTTGCTAGTGGAGAGTCTTCATTAA